The sequence below is a genomic window from Sinorhizobium terangae.
CTCGACAGTGATGATCTATGGTTTCCGGAGAAACTTGAGAGACAACTCGAAGAGATCGGTAAAGCCGAGGCCATGAGCAATAAACCCGTCCTATCCGCGACCGGCCGTTATCGCGTCGATGATCAGGGCGAAATCATTGCAAGACAATTCGGCGGACACGTACTGAATAGTGAGAAGATCAGAAGATCGAACTTCATCGGAACACTGAGTTCAGTCGTGGTGGAAGCCGCTGTCGCTCGCCAGGTCCGAGGGTTCAATGAAGCGCTACCTGCCTCTCAGGATTGGGATTTCTTCATCAGACTATCTGAACACGTACAATATGTTGGCGTGGCCGAACCGCTTTGCGTTTACGTGGACCATAGCCGCGAACGAATAACGTTGGATTACCGGAAAAAGCTTCGGGGCCACACTTCGATATATAAGACGCACGTCGGCCCGGTAATGACGGCTACGAACGCAATTAGAACTGAGCTCCTTCGAAATATTGCCGAGGACTACCAGGAACTCGGAAACAAATACAAGACGGCTTCCTTCTATGCAGGCGCACTCGCCTCCGGTATTCGGGTAAGTAGATCCGTACAGCGTTTGATTGCATGCGCGCTGGATGCTTATTTTCGCGTCTTTTCTCCGCCCCCTCTAAGGCTGCGCCGCTATCAGAGATATCGCCGCTCGATGGACAAACTTCTAAAAGATGAAACGACCCGGGCAATCATCACCAGGGACCGTAGCGTGATCCAACGGCTCATGGCATAGCTTCCGGGCGATCTCATTGGCTTAACGGAATTTGCCTTGACCGGCCGATCTCGTCCGTTAAGTATGCCCCGCCGTCATCAAAGAGGAACGATTTGAGTGCAGGAATTCAGGAACGCTAAACATATCGCTCTCGTTATCCGCCAATTGGGAGGGAGAAGCGGCGGCGCAGAGCGGATCTACTGCGAACTTGCAAATATTCTTATAGACAGCGGCTATCGCGTGACGTGTCTGCACTTCGACACCAAGGATACGCCGCCATTTTACCCGATCAACCCGAAGGCGGAGCTGATCAATCTTTACGGCAAGGCAAAGACGAAAAAGCAGCGGAGGGCGGTAATAGCTCAACGCCTTCCGTTTGTAACTGCTGAAGTCAAGAATCAGGCGCAATGGGATGAGAGGAACGACTTCTTCCTGTCTCAGCTTCGCGACTATTTCCAACTAGTCAAACCAGCTCTGGCGATAAGCCTTATGCCACCGGCGAATACCGTGACGCTTCTTGCTGCCGCCGGAACCGACGTGAAGATTGTTGCAACGAACCATAACGTGCCCAAAGAAGACTATGAATCACCGTATCGCTGGGACCCCAACCCGATTGATCGAGGACTCCGTCTCAAGGCTCTGGATAACGCCGCAGCTATTCACGTTCTTTTTCCGAGTTTCAGTGAGTGGTTCCCCCCGCATCTTCGAACACGAGTGATTGCGATCCCTAATTATATCTCGCAAGAATTTGCCAACCAACAACCAAAAGAGCAGAGAGATAGGCTGATTCTTGCTGTCGGTAGGCTTGCTGAGGTCAAGAACTATATCGCCCTCATTCGCGCCTGGGCTACGCTCGCTAATGAATTCCCGAAATGGAAGGTGATCATATACGGGACCGGGCCACAGCTCCGTGATCTAAAAGCGGAGATAATGCAGCGTGGAGTTGAAAATAGCGTGAGACTTGCTGGCCATCGCAGCGACTTGGGAGGCGAGTATGCGAGAGCTGCAATATTCTGCCATCCCGCTCATTTCGAAGGATTCGGCCTCTCCCCTGCTGAAGCACTTTCGATGGGCGTCCCAGTAGTTTCTTATGCCGATTGCCCAGGCGTTAATCAGTTCGTGAAAGATGGCTTCAACGGCATCGCTGTGCAACGGAGCGAGGAAAACGGCCTCGCAAAAGCGTTGCGTCGCTTGATGGCTGATCAACATTATCGAGAAGGCCTCAGCAAAAACGCGCCTGAGAGTGTGAGTGAATTCACACTTGAGCGATATCGGCAGAACTGGATCGGGCTGATTGAAAAACTCACGGTGGGGGCTAACTAATGGCCACTTTGGATATTCTGATCCCGCATTTTAACGATCCTGAGGCCTTGGCACTCAGTCTCCGTTCCGTTCGTCGGCAGACTTGGCAGGGGGACCTTCGAGTTGTAGTGGCGGACGACGGGTCACGTCCAGATATCAAGAAGGCCGTGTCTGCGATGGCGGAGCACTCAGAGATAAAAATAGACGTGCTCTTTAACCCGGTTAATCGAGGGCGGCCATACACTAGAAACGTTCTCTTGGACGCTATTGACAGTGACTATGTCGCCTGGCTGGACGCGGGTGACGAATGGTATCCCAAGAAGCTTGCGGAGCAATTCGACCGCGTTGAACTTGTTGAGTCCTCGCATATGGGCACGCCCTTTTGGGTGACGTGCAATTATGATTGGGCATGGGTGGGCCGAAGAAAGAAAAAGATCGTCCAGAAGACTGATCAAGATCAGGCCAAAGCTCTTCTTATCGGTTCTTCCCTGAGGGCTTACCTGTGGACTCTTCTAGGTCCAGCCCAATCGTTTAAAGACGTTGGATGGTTCGATGAGAGGCTACCAAGGCTTCAAGACCTGGATTATTTCATCCGATTTGTGTTGCATGGCGGTTCGATTAAGAACGTCAGGGAGGATGGCACGTTCTGCGTTTACCATAAGTCGGACGTCGGTCGAGATGCAGAGGAAATCCGGGCCTGCAACACCTATATCTTCGACAAGCATCGGGTGCTGTTCAATCGATACGGAGATAGCTTTAAGGCAATGCGCCTCTACAACATGGAGATGCTTGCTGCACGGTTTGCGCAAAATAACCGGAGCGGAAAGCTGGCACGGCAATACATGTGGCGGGCTTTTAAAGCCAGGCCGCGAGCCTTTCTGAATCACGTACGGAAAAACGGGCTTAAAGCGTGACGTCCGAGGACTTCAACTCTGGAGAGTACTGGCAGCATCGCTATCAGAAAGGAAGAGACTCTGGCGACGGTTCGTATGGGCGACTGGCGGAGTACAAAGCGAACTTCCTCAATGAATTCATTGCAGCCAATAATATCCTGTCGATAATCGAATTTGGCTGTGGAGACGGTGCTCAGCTGGATTTGGCGCGATATCCGCGGTATATCGGCGTCGATATTGCTCCGGCTGCGATAGAAATCTGTCAGCGCTCTTTCGTGGATGACTATACAAAGTGTTTCGTTGGCTACAATCTTCTTCAGGATTTGCCTCCGCAAGAAGTCTCTCTATCTCTAGACGTCATCTTTCACCTAGTGGAGGATAGCGTATTTGAGAAATACATAAGAGATCTCTTTAATTGGGCGTCCCGTTACGTCATCATCTATAGTAGCGATCGAGACGAAATTCCTCTTTCACCGCATGTTCGCCATCGCCGGTTCACTCATTGGATCGAGGAGAACATTGTGGGTTGGAAATTACTCAAGCACGAACTCAACCCCTATCCTCAGGATGAACGCCACCCGGAAGACACGAGTTTCGCAGATTTTTATATCTACGCGCGAGTTTAGCCACCAATAATACCCAGATAGAACTAGGACAGAACCGCGTAAGGTTTTTCCAAAAATAGAAGGTGACGGAGGAAATGGGCGATACAATTCGCGAAGTGCTGGAAAATAAAATTCCTACAGATACCGCCGCTCAGGTCGACGTATTCAAAATGATCGATCTCAATAAGGATCAATTCAAAGATCGCATCACGGTCCTCGACCTTGGAGCCGGAACAGGCGCGTCATACGAGCGACTTAAGCGTCACATCCCGAACATTCAGTACATGGGGCTTGACATCGAAAGCTCGCCCGAGGTCGACAGTCGGACTAGAGAGGACCTGCAATTCAAGGTCTATGATGGCAGGAAGATGCCTTTCGAGAGCGGTCAGTTCGACGTCGTGTTCTGCAAGCAGGTGCTGGAACACGTTCGCTATCCGGATGAGGTAATTGCTGAGGTCGCCCGTGTTATAAAGAAAGGCGGTATATTCGTCGGCTCGGTTTCGCAATTAGAGCCCTATCATAGCCATAGCATCTTTAACTGGACAGCGTACGGAATTGTCCAGGTGCTTGAGTCTCATGGTCTAGTGGTCCGCCAACTTCGTCCTGGTATAGACGGAATTACGCTGACGATGCGTAGAATAATCAGCCGCGAAAAGTTCAACGAATTTTTTGGATTTGAAAGTATTTTCAATCATTTTATTGATGGAAATCTAAGAAAATCGACTGTATGGGAAAGAAACTTTAACAAGCTTCTTATTGCGGGCCATATCGCTTGGATCGCGTTCAAGGAATAGGGCGGATAGTCTATCCACCCGTCTTGCGCAACGCGTTTGCAAACAACTTGTCTCCTCGCCAAGGAGTGATATTCACGACTACGAATCGTGTTTGGAGGACCAATCCATGGCTATCGCCGACTTGATACTCGAAGTGGAGGCGCTAAAGCGAGCCAGCCGGGATATCGACGTAAAGATCGGACTGCTTGTTGGTTGGCAAAGGAAAGTAGAGTACACAAGAGAGAATGGGGAAGCGTCGAGAAATGTAATTTGGTTCTTACATGGGGAGCGCGCGGCACGTCTTCCGCGTTTCACGGAAACGATCGACTCAGCACTGCAGCTTGTGGATTTGGTGGCACCGCATTCGAGCGGTGGCGTTAGCTGGTCAGTTGGGCCAGATGGATCGTATGGAACAGCAGTGATAAATGACGGACCTTATTGCCAGGCTGCTACTCCGGCGCTCGCGTTGTGCCTTGCCGCGTTAAAAATCAAAGAGGCGGAAAGCGACGACTAATTTAGCTGACTCCCAGTTCGCACAGGCAAATATCCGATTATCTCCTTTCGGTACCGTGGCCAAACCTGATTACAGGAAGAGCGTCGCGTTGAAGATTCAGCCGCCCGATGACTGTCTCCAATTGCGCGGCGACGCCCGTTTCTGGGTCGAAATATCGGGAATTCAGTAAGAAACTCGCCGCGAAGATTTCGCGCGCGTTAACCTTTCTCGTTCTCCTCTCAGATTTCTGCCTGTCATCCGTGACCCCCCAGCCGGCATAGAAAGGCAGGCCATAGCACGTCACCGGAATGCCACGCAACAGTGCCTCAAAGCCCATCAGCGAGGTGATGGTGTAAACGTGATCGACCCCCTCCAGCGCAGCAGCGGGGGCAATGTCCTCCTCCAGAATGTCGCATATGTCCGCAACTTCGGCGGGGTTCGACACGCCGGCGCGGGTGCCATGCAGCACCTCCGGGTGCGGCTTGTAGATGATCTGCGTATCCGGATTTTCGGCGACCGCCAACCGGACGAGATCGTTGTTGGTGACGGGACGGTCGCAGCCGAAAGCGATCGCAGCATCGATCTCGACCTGGCCGATCACCAGCACCCGCCGTTTCGTCTTCGGCCCCAACAGAGTGTCGAGATCGATGCGTTTTCCGAGATTGTATTTGCTGACGCGCAGGTCGAGCAGCATACGGATGCACTTTTCTGCGCGCTCGATCAGTGCCTTGTCCGCCGCAAAATCATAGGTCTGCAGCGTCTGCTCCAGATCCGACTGATTTCGGGCGTCATAATGCATTGTCCGCGAATCGATGATCAGCGAAGCGGGCGGCGACCTGTGCGCGCCAAGCGACACGGAGCGGACGAAACCATCCTCGACATGGAAGAACGGGATGCCGAAACGCCGGCAGAAGCGCTTCAGGAACGGCGGATACTTAAAGCCCCAGACGTAGACCTCGGCATTCCAGTGGAAAAGCAGGCGAAGCGGCCAACCCTTGAGCAGCATCAGCCACGCCTTTCGGCTCACGATCTTGCAGTCGCGGTCGGGGAACCAGCGCGGAATATAGGCTTTCCACGGGCCGAAGCCGAAGAAGATCGCAGTCGGACGCGACATGCTAAAGCCGGTCCTCGCGAATCTCGCGCATCGAGGTCGTCAGCAGCATCAGCCCCAGCACGATACACACGACCGCGAATTCGATGACGTAGCCCTTGTCCAGCCCGTCGGCGCGGTATTCGGTGTAGATGGCGCTGCGGAACCACATGATGATGTGCACTAGCGGATTGTAGAGGAGGGTATCCCGGAACGGCTCCGGTAGTGTATCCGGCAGGAAGAAGACGCCGGACACCATGAACATCGGGCGGTTGATGATGCCGAAGATCTGCTCGTAGATCGGCATGCGGGCGAACATCACAATGTTCACGGTGCCGATGCCGAGGCCGAGTACGGCGGCGGCGCTCACCGCTTCCATCATGCCGGCAAAGTTCATCGGCTGACTGACGCCACCGAACTCGATGATGGCGACGAGGATAAGGATGCTCACCAGCGCATCGGTCATGAACTGCAGGATGAAGCGAGAGACGATCGCATCGAAGGGCGAGACGACGGGATAGGAGAGCAACGCCTTGTTCGCCTTCATCGTGCCGGCCATGAAGGAGCACATGCGCTGATAGAAGGTGAACGGTAGATAGCCGCTCGCGAAGAACAGCGGAAAGCTCAGGCCCAGCGCCGGCGTGCGGGCAAAGGCTTGGAAGATGATGGTCATCATCGCCACATGGGCGACCGGATCGAAAACCGCCCAGAGATAGCCGCCCGGCTTCGAGCCGTAGCGCGTCGCCATTTCGCGCACGATGAGCGCGGCCGTCACTCTCAGATGCTGTTCGATTAGCTTCACGTCTCGCCTCGCGTCGATGATGATGCGCGAATTTTGTTTAAGCCGGCATATTCCACAAACGGCGCTTCCTGGCAAATCTTTGGCAGGCACGAAAGCCACGGGTGATGATGTGGACCCGGCTGCCAAGGCCAGACAGGATGATCACGGCTGTACAAGCCAACGGCGATGAGCGGCGGCTTCACTGCAGCGCCGCGCGTCTCTTGAGAGGCGTAAAGGATCCTGTGTCGCATTGAATTGCTTCATGTCTTCCCCCTAAATCAGCTACGATTTGGGGAAACATGCAGTAACCGCCGGCGCTTCACCGAACCGGGTAATTCCGCTTAGAGGACGAAGTAACCCTTCTGCATGGCAACGGCATCGTCGAGGTGAATGGCAAAATCCGCCTTCTTGTCGCCGGTGACGTCGCCATAGATATAGGTGTCGGACGCCGCCCGGTCGTAGCGCAGCTCGCCTTTGCCGCCGGAAAAAGCGGCTGTTCCAACGAAAACAAATGCCTGGTTGCCCGTCACCGTCGTGTTGGCGTCGATCGCCGAAAGATCGATCCTGTCGGCCTCTGAGGGCAGGAAGTCGTAGATCGTATCACGGCTGGTCGAGGCGAAGGTGCTCTCTGAGAGCCTCTTGAACACGAACGAATCGGCCCCCGTCCCGCCGCTCAAGTGGTCTGCTCCGGGACCTCCCAGTATCCGATCATTTCCGTTGCCGCCGCGGATCTTATCCCTGGCGAGCCCACCGTACAGTGCATCATTGCCGGAATCGCCGTTCAGCACGTCGCTGCCGTCGTTGCCCCAAAGCATGTTGGCCGCCTGGTTGCCGGTGATCGTGTCTGAGGCAGAGCCTCCATTGACGTTTTCGATCAGGGAGCGCGTGTCGCCATGGTAAAGCAGGGCATTGAAGATATTGCCGCGCGCGAAGCCGTCGTTCGGGCCGCCGCCGAGATAGGCGAGTTGGTCGGCGCTGAAGGTCGAGGCCTGGCCGGGGCGCAAGTCGACCTTGAGCCCGGTCTTGTAGGCCGAAAGGTCGTAGGTGTCGTTGCCGCCGCCGTCCCAGACAGTCGCGAAAATCCGGTTGGCGCCCGGGGCGATGGCGGTCGCGCCGTTGACCAGCGTCACGCCGCTTCCCGGTGTCCATTTGTAGACGGTATTGCCGCTGTTGGTCGTGAAGTCGGCGCCGTACATCTCCTGCAGCGCGGCAATGTCGGCCATCATGAAGGTCTGCGGAGCACCGTAGCGCTCGTACCAGTAGGCATTGCCGGAGCCGATGAAGCCGCTGTAGGTCATGACCGAAAATTCGATCGAATTGTATTGCGCGGGCAGCGCGCCGAAGTCGTCGGGATCATGCCCGTGCGAGAGGCCGAGTGCGTGACCGAGCTCGTGCAGCATCGTATGCCAGGCGTAGTTTCCGGCAACGGGCGTGCGGTAGTCGTTGACGGTGCCGGCATAAGCTGTGCCGAACCAGACGTCGCCGGCTTCGGCATTGGTACCCGGGTAATAGGCGTAGGCCGTCTTCGGCACGCTTGACTGCGCGACCCGAACCGACGCGGTGCTGGCGCTGCCAAGCGCGAAGCTCGCGTTGGTGAACCCTTCGACCGAGAAGCCGTCATTGGCGGCGGAGCCGAAGGATTGCTCCAGGGCGAAAAGCGCGGCGTTTTGCTGCGCGGCCGACACGGCGGCAAAGCCGTTGTTCTTTTCCCCGCTGTAGCTGTAGCTGCCGGCGGCTGTGGGAAAGGCATAGGTGATCGTGCCGTTCCAGGCCACATTCGAGAGCACCCCATCAATCAGGCTGTTCCCGGTTGGCTTCACAATTTTGATGGATTTGCCCGTTCCGCTCATGCAAATTCCCGATCTTGACGCGATGGCGCTGGGCGCCTGGAAGCTCGCGTCCGGGACAATAGCCGCCGCGAGATACGATTCTCATAAGCCGATCGTTAAAATTGGAGACATTTTTGTGGCCATGCGCGGATTAATGAAATCGGTCGGTTTCGCCATCCTCGTGATGGGCCTGTCGACTTCTATGCAGGGCGCAACGAAAGCAGGCGGGGTAGAGATGCAGAAACCTCCGGATCGTGGTTGTCGGTTGACGGAGCGACACCTTTGCCGCGCTTGTCGGGCCGATCGACCGATGCAGCATGAGATCTTGGTTCGCGCTGAGACGCTCCCATGTGCCACTCAGGCGATCAAGCCGCGGGCACAACCGAACAGAATAACCAGGGTGTTGAGGTTCAATCCCCTTTTCAGGCGGGCGCTTTCGCGAAACCTTCTCTTCTTCCGTTTCGTTGGCCCATCCCCGATGTGCAGCACCCGGACATGTCTCTCCTACACCTCAATCCAAGCAGGTCCGTTGCCCCATGTGGAGCTTCCTCGCTCAGGTAAGCGCTGGTGACGTCGAACTGGCCCGAATGCGTCCGCCACTGACCGTTAAATTTCGCGACGCAATCGCGGAGCGGATCCTGGTACCTCGCCGTCTCGTCGATCAGCGCGGATCGCATGCGTGAGAGTACTAAAATCTAATTAAGCAAGAGATAAACCAAGACAGACGGCGTTTGCTCATTGCCTGGCGCTCTCCCCCCTGTGGCCACGGGCGTTCATGCGGCCGGTTCCCGTCAGTGGTTGAGCTGGCCGCTCCTCGTTCGGACATCCTTGGCGGAGGCGGTTGTCGTGTCTTTGCCCGTGTAGCGGCGGTGCGCTCTGCCCGCATCCAGGAGCATCTTGCCCTCACGGGCGACAGCTCGCCGACTGCGCCATAGCGGATGCCTGCGCCCCCTTAAAAAAGGCCGCCTTGACCATTTTCGATCAAGGCGGCCAGATGGCCCCACTGGGAGGTGAACTTAAAACTCCACGCTCAACCTTTTCGAGTTCGGCGAAGAACGCTCTGCATTCTTTCTCCGAAAATATGGTCCCTTTCCGGACAGATATGCCTACCGGATGCGCGTCCCTGATCGACGCCTTTCTCAGCCACCATTTTCGCCTGCTGATTACCCCATCCGCTCCGACGCATAGCTCCCCGGGCTCGGCGGGAAGACGACGACGCGGTTGCCGTTGATGAAGCAGCGGTGGTGGATGTGGGCGTGCACGGCGCGGGCGAGCACTTGGCTCTCGACGTCGCGGCCGATCGAGACATAGTCCTCGGCCGACTGCGCGTGGGTGATGCGGGCAATGTCCTGCTCAATGATCGGACCCTCGTCGAGATCGGCGGTGACATAATGCGCCGTCGCGCCAATCAGCTTGACGCCGCGCTCATAGGCCTGCTTGTAGGGGTTGGCGCCCTTGAAGCTCGGCAGGAAGGAGTGATGGATGTTGATGATCCGGCCCGACATCTTCTTGCAGAGCGCGTCGGACAAGACCTGCATGTAGCGGGCCAGCACGATCAGTTCGGCGCCGGTCTGCTCGACGAGTTCCATCAGCTGGGCTTCGGCCTTCGGCTTGTTTTCCTTCGTCACCTTGATGCAGTGGAAGGGAATGTCGTGGTTGACGACCACCTTCTGGTAGTCGAAGTGGTTGGAGACGACGCCGACGATGTCGATCGGCAGCGCGCCGATCTTCCAGCGGTAGAGCAGGTCGTTGAGGCAATGGCCGAAACGCGACACCATCAAGAGCACCTTGGTACGCTCCGACTGGTCATGAAGAGCCGTTTCCATTGCGAATTTCGCGGCAATCGGCTTCAGCCCTTCCTCGAGCGCCGCGCGGGTGACGCCCTCTTCCGAAATGAAGCTGATGCGCATGAAGAACAGGCCCGTCTCCAGGTCGTCGAACTGCGAGCTATCGATGATGTTGCAGCCCTGTTCGGCGAGGTAGCCGGAAAGCGCTGCAACGATACCGCGGGTGGATTTGCAGGATACCGTCAAAACGTAAGTATGCATCATTCATCCTTGCTGTCGCGTGTCTACTGCGCTGCTTCCTGGAGGGCCCATTAAAGGCTGAAACCTGCGGCGATACAAAGTGCTGTAGCGACGTTTTTGCGTCTGAAACAGCGCGCGGCGATGTCGCCGTCATCTTGCGCGGGCCGAAGTTCCCTCCTGCACATCGAGCTTGCCGAGGAATTCCTCCAGCTCCCGCGGTTCGATATCGACCATATGGGCCTTTTCCGGATAGGCCCCGGAGCGCACGTCTTCGGCATATTCACGGAAGGCCGCAATGCGCTCCTGCTGCAGCCGCTCATATTCGCCGGCAAAATTGCGGTAAACCTTGGCGTGGCGAGGGTAATGAGCTCGATTTTGGCCGAGCACGTCTTCGGCGAAAAGGTACTGGGCATCGCATCCGGCGCCGGCGCCCATGGAAAGCATCAGCAGCGAGGTCCGTTTCGAGATAGCCGTCGCCACCGCTGCCGGAACAACCTCGATCTCGGCTGCGAAGGCTCCCGCCTCCTCGAGCGCGCTTACCTGCCGCCAGACCTCAAGCGCGCTTTGCGCCGTCTTGCCGACGGCGCGGAATCCGCCGGTCCAGGTCGCCTTCGAAGGGACGAGCCCGACATGGCCGCAAACGGGAATGCCCTCGTCGCGCATGCGCCGGATGACCGAAAGGCTTGCGGCACAATAGACGGCATCACCGCCTGCCTTCAGTGCCTTGAAGGCGGCACGGATATAGTCGTCGGCCGTGACATGATCGCCATATTCGAGGCCCGGAAAGGCGAAGACGGATGGTGCTGCCTCCCTGAATTCGGGGCCGAGCAGCGCGGGCGGAACCGAGACGAGGTCAATACCGGCCCTTTCGGCGGCTTCCGCCTCTTCGAGCGTCACGACGCGCAGCATCGTGAGCTGCCTCTGGCCCTTCATCGACAAAAGATCGGCAACAGTCGGGCGGCGATGTCTCATCGGGATCTCCCTGAGGATGCAGTGGCGGATGGATGTTCGGGCGGCTTTCAAGCCGCCAGCAGCTTCCGGAGCTTGGTATCCGGAGAAGCAAGCGCCTGCCGGTCCGGCCGGCTACCGGCTGCAATCAGCATTTCGGCAAGGCGGATGTCGCGGGCGATGGCATTGCCGGGGCCGATGCCGCTCGCGGCGATCAGCCGGCCCGCGCCATCGAGGTGAAAGAGAATGAAGGCCCCCGCCTCCATGTCGCGGCGAACCGTCGCAACCGCACCATCGGCAAGGCCGGCGATCTGCAGCGTCAGGTCGTATTGATCCGACCAGAACCACGGCACGCTGGAGACGGGCTCCGATCCGCCGATCAAATTGGCTGCGACCAGCGTCCCCTGATCCCGAGCGTTGCGCCAGGCCTCGAGCCGCACCCGCCGCCCGCCGCAATGCGACAGCGGAAAGGAGCAGCAGTCGCCGGCGGCATAGATATCGGGATCCGAGGTCCGCAGCGTTTCGTCGACGGCAATGCCATTGTCGATCGCAAGCCCCGCGGCTTCCGCCAGTTCCGTGTTGGGTATTGCCCCAATACCGACGACGATGAGGTCGGCCAAAAGACTGCCGCCATCTGCAAAGAGAACGCGCGCCTCGCCTTCGCCATCCTCAAGTGCCGCGATTTTCGCGCCGCAGAGGATCTCGACGCCTTCTTGTCGATGCCTTTCGGCAACGACAGTGGCAATCTCTTCCGGCACACCGCGGGTCAAGAGACGTGGCAGCCCCTCGACAAGCGTGACCGCGGCGCCCAGCTTGCGCGCCGTTGCTGCCAGTTCGAGGCCGATGAAGCCACCGCCGATGATGGCGATCTTTCGGCCAGGAGTAAGGGCTGGTCGGATTGCGAGCGCATCGGCGTGGGTTCTGAGCACACGGATACGCTCGGAGTTTTCGGAAGTGCCTGGAAACGCCCGCGGCCGCGCGCCGGTGGCGAGCAGCAACCTGTCATACTTGATCGATCGGCCGTCCAAAAGCCGCACCGTCTTATCCTCACGCGCGATCTTCTCCACGACGGCATTCGTGAGCACGGTTATCCCCGCCTCTTCGTAGCGCTCGGCGCTCGCAACGTATTTCGGCGCCTCGGAAAGCCCCTCCTTCGACAAGGGCGGACGCTCATAGGGAAGATGCGGTTCGGCGCCGATCAGCGTAACCTCACCATCGAAGCCCTTTTCTCTCAGTGCAAATGCTGCCCGCGCGCCACATTCGCCGGCGCCAACAATGACGATATGTGTCATGCCTTCTCCTCCCTCCGCCGGTTCGGCGTTAAGGCAGTTGTCGTCAGGAAATCGCGATGAAGACGCTGCCGGCCTCAACCTTCACCGGATAGGTCCTGAGGTTGACGCAGACGGGGGCGCCCTTGGCCTGGCCGGTCTTGTAGTTGAAACGGCCGTTGTGCTTGGGACATTCGATGATGTCGTCCATCACCAACCCGTCGGCGAGATGAATGTGCTCATGGGTACAAAGCCCATCGGTCGCGAAATATTCGTCATCGGGGCTGCGATAGACGGCGAAGGTGCGCCCCTCGTGATCGAAACGGATAACG
It includes:
- a CDS encoding glycosyltransferase family 2 protein, yielding MVIPTYNRTSLLRRALNSVAQQTHLPAEVIIVDDCSESAVLEDVKSIILDFSPRINIRLIVNNRNSGANHARNKGIFAATNRYIAFLDSDDLWFPEKLERQLEEIGKAEAMSNKPVLSATGRYRVDDQGEIIARQFGGHVLNSEKIRRSNFIGTLSSVVVEAAVARQVRGFNEALPASQDWDFFIRLSEHVQYVGVAEPLCVYVDHSRERITLDYRKKLRGHTSIYKTHVGPVMTATNAIRTELLRNIAEDYQELGNKYKTASFYAGALASGIRVSRSVQRLIACALDAYFRVFSPPPLRLRRYQRYRRSMDKLLKDETTRAIITRDRSVIQRLMA
- a CDS encoding glycosyltransferase, translated to MQEFRNAKHIALVIRQLGGRSGGAERIYCELANILIDSGYRVTCLHFDTKDTPPFYPINPKAELINLYGKAKTKKQRRAVIAQRLPFVTAEVKNQAQWDERNDFFLSQLRDYFQLVKPALAISLMPPANTVTLLAAAGTDVKIVATNHNVPKEDYESPYRWDPNPIDRGLRLKALDNAAAIHVLFPSFSEWFPPHLRTRVIAIPNYISQEFANQQPKEQRDRLILAVGRLAEVKNYIALIRAWATLANEFPKWKVIIYGTGPQLRDLKAEIMQRGVENSVRLAGHRSDLGGEYARAAIFCHPAHFEGFGLSPAEALSMGVPVVSYADCPGVNQFVKDGFNGIAVQRSEENGLAKALRRLMADQHYREGLSKNAPESVSEFTLERYRQNWIGLIEKLTVGAN
- a CDS encoding glycosyltransferase family 2 protein, translated to MATLDILIPHFNDPEALALSLRSVRRQTWQGDLRVVVADDGSRPDIKKAVSAMAEHSEIKIDVLFNPVNRGRPYTRNVLLDAIDSDYVAWLDAGDEWYPKKLAEQFDRVELVESSHMGTPFWVTCNYDWAWVGRRKKKIVQKTDQDQAKALLIGSSLRAYLWTLLGPAQSFKDVGWFDERLPRLQDLDYFIRFVLHGGSIKNVREDGTFCVYHKSDVGRDAEEIRACNTYIFDKHRVLFNRYGDSFKAMRLYNMEMLAARFAQNNRSGKLARQYMWRAFKARPRAFLNHVRKNGLKA
- a CDS encoding class I SAM-dependent methyltransferase, producing the protein MTSEDFNSGEYWQHRYQKGRDSGDGSYGRLAEYKANFLNEFIAANNILSIIEFGCGDGAQLDLARYPRYIGVDIAPAAIEICQRSFVDDYTKCFVGYNLLQDLPPQEVSLSLDVIFHLVEDSVFEKYIRDLFNWASRYVIIYSSDRDEIPLSPHVRHRRFTHWIEENIVGWKLLKHELNPYPQDERHPEDTSFADFYIYARV
- a CDS encoding class I SAM-dependent methyltransferase, whose protein sequence is MGDTIREVLENKIPTDTAAQVDVFKMIDLNKDQFKDRITVLDLGAGTGASYERLKRHIPNIQYMGLDIESSPEVDSRTREDLQFKVYDGRKMPFESGQFDVVFCKQVLEHVRYPDEVIAEVARVIKKGGIFVGSVSQLEPYHSHSIFNWTAYGIVQVLESHGLVVRQLRPGIDGITLTMRRIISREKFNEFFGFESIFNHFIDGNLRKSTVWERNFNKLLIAGHIAWIAFKE
- a CDS encoding capsular polysaccharide biosynthesis protein, whose product is MSRPTAIFFGFGPWKAYIPRWFPDRDCKIVSRKAWLMLLKGWPLRLLFHWNAEVYVWGFKYPPFLKRFCRRFGIPFFHVEDGFVRSVSLGAHRSPPASLIIDSRTMHYDARNQSDLEQTLQTYDFAADKALIERAEKCIRMLLDLRVSKYNLGKRIDLDTLLGPKTKRRVLVIGQVEIDAAIAFGCDRPVTNNDLVRLAVAENPDTQIIYKPHPEVLHGTRAGVSNPAEVADICDILEEDIAPAAALEGVDHVYTITSLMGFEALLRGIPVTCYGLPFYAGWGVTDDRQKSERRTRKVNAREIFAASFLLNSRYFDPETGVAAQLETVIGRLNLQRDALPVIRFGHGTERR
- a CDS encoding ABC transporter permease, with the protein product MKLIEQHLRVTAALIVREMATRYGSKPGGYLWAVFDPVAHVAMMTIIFQAFARTPALGLSFPLFFASGYLPFTFYQRMCSFMAGTMKANKALLSYPVVSPFDAIVSRFILQFMTDALVSILILVAIIEFGGVSQPMNFAGMMEAVSAAAVLGLGIGTVNIVMFARMPIYEQIFGIINRPMFMVSGVFFLPDTLPEPFRDTLLYNPLVHIIMWFRSAIYTEYRADGLDKGYVIEFAVVCIVLGLMLLTTSMREIREDRL